One part of the Pecten maximus chromosome 1, xPecMax1.1, whole genome shotgun sequence genome encodes these proteins:
- the LOC117336978 gene encoding serine/threonine-protein kinase SBK1-like: MMTELNTDSIRVIPRSPRCSTADNLLKLTLKDHYDVTRELGRGTYGQVLFAKCRETGKNVALKVLPKSNTKLREFEREFRFSYFLSPHTNVVDTYNVAFETRTAFVFAQEFAAYGDLFEKIPPQQGMVEKDVKNVIKQVSSALDFMHSNDLVHRDIKPENILIFEQDFSKIKLTDFGMTRKEGLVLRKVNGSIPYTPPEVCEAVKNESITVSSTGDVWAFGVLLFCMLTGNFPWENAEISDIYYNEFSLWQRRKCTKTPSQWRKFTPRILRFFRKTLESKVERRCNVKEIKKYLSDTWLKPSAPSIADGTEEEDITVDDEKNNQLTSILQSHGIDTNLDKRLRERRISEWLLAL; this comes from the coding sequence ATGATGACAGAACTGAATACGGACTCAATCCGGGTCATTCCGAGATCTCCACGCTGTAGTACCGCCGATAACCTACTAAAACTAACTCTCAAGGATCACTATGACGTCACAAGGGAGCTAGGAAGGGGTACGTACGGCCAGGTACTTTTCGCAAAATGTAGAGAAACTGGAAAAAATGTTGCTTTAAAAGTTTTGCCAAAAAGCAATACAAAATTACGCGAGTTTGAGCGGGAATTTCGCTTCAGTTACTTTCTGTCACCTCACACAAATGTAGTCGACACTTATAACGTAGCATTTGAAACTAGAACAGCATTTGTATTTGCGCAAGAGTTTGCAGCGTATGGGGATTTATTTGAGAAGATTCCTCCGCAACAAGGAATGGTTGAAAAAGACGTGAAAAACGTCATCAAGCAGGTGTCGTCTGCTCTTGACTTCATGCACAGTAATGATCTCGTACACCGGGACATCAAACCGGAAAACATTCTTATTTTCGAGCAGGACTTCAGCAAAATCAAGCTTACCGACTTTGGCATGACACGGAAAGAGGGATTAGTTTTACGCAAAGTAAACGGAAGCATACCGTACACTCCACCGGAAGTGTGTGAAGCGGTTAAAAACGAAAGTATAACAGTGTCTTCCACTGGTGATGTGTGGGCGTTTGGCGTGTTACTCTTCTGCATGTTGACAGGGAATTTTCCATGGGAAAACGCAGAAATAAgcgatatatattataatgaattTTCGTTGTGGCAAAGACGAAAATGTACAAAGACACCATCGCAATGGAGAAAGTTTACACCCAGAATTCTGAGATTTTTCCGTAAAACGCTGGAAAGTAAAGTAGAAAGGAGATGCAATgtgaaagaaataaagaaatatttgagCGATACGTGGTTGAAGCCATCTGCTCCATCAATAGCTGATGGCACAGAGGAAGAGGATATTACCGTGGACGACGAGAAAAACAATCAACTCACCTCGATTCTACAGAGCCATGGTATCGATACAAACTTAGATAAAAGACTCCGCGAGCGGAGGATTTCAGAATGGCTTCTAGCTCTTTGA